A single window of Arvicanthis niloticus isolate mArvNil1 chromosome X, mArvNil1.pat.X, whole genome shotgun sequence DNA harbors:
- the LOC117695409 gene encoding paired box protein Pax-7-like — translation MAFQSHHVDPNFYKLEENEIELTLDVEQEADAAAEGGSFEEGSQNGSDKLKYQGIPDDKGDVILVGDVKYIDNDIKDEYLRSHQGSGDPQLEEEKDVAAARVPQFRRTRPRIQLGLTPRQLSELEDFFDKTKYPDVIARRILAKHLYLAESRVKRWFKRRRARYRKEQMLQCASADRQNALQ, via the exons ATGGCTTTCCAATCCCATCATGTGGACCCCAATTTCTACAAACTGGAGGAGAATGAGATCGAGCTGACCCTTGATGTTGAACAAGAGGCTGATGCAGCAGCAGAGGGAGGCAGCTTTGAAGAAGGTTCTCAAAATGGCTCAGACAAACTAAAGTACCAAGGCATCCCAGATGACAAGGGTGATGTGATCCTCGTTGGAGATGTGAAGTACATTGACAATGACATCAAAGACGAGTACCTTAGGAGCCACCAAGGCTCTGGAGATCCAcagctggaggaggagaaggacgtGGCTGCTGCCAGAGTTCCACAGTTCCGGCGCACAAGGCCACGGATCCAGTTGGGTCTCACGCCCAGGCAGCTGAGTGAACTGGAAGACTTTTTTGATAAAACTAAGTACCCTGACGTGATCGCAAG GAGAATCCTTGCAAAGCACTTGTACTTGGCAGAATCCAGAGTGAAG AGATGGTTTAAGAGAAGAAGAGCCAGATATAGGAAAGAGCAAATGCTCCAGTGTGCATCTGCAGATAGGCAGAATGCCTTGCAGTAA